In Clostridium omnivorum, the DNA window GCTTCAAAAGCTATTTTATGAAATGAATTCAGAGGGTGTTGATTATTGTATTATGGAAGTTTCATCACACTCTTTAAGTCTAGATAGAGTTTACGGTGTGGAATTTTCTGAAGCAATATTTACAAATTTAACTCAGGATCACCTTGATTTTCATAAAACTTTTGAAAACTATTATGAAGCAAAGCTTAAGCTCTTTAGTTCTGCCAAAAATTCAATAATTAACATTGATGATCAATATGGGAAAAGGGTATATGATGATGTTAAAAATAATAAAATAACCTATTCCATTGAAAAAGCTGCAGATATAAAAGCTGAGAACATAAATATACATTCTAGAGGTGCTAGCTTTAATTTAATTTATAAGGGTGATTCTATTAAAGTGAATTTAAATCTACCAGGAAGATATAACATATATAATGCACTTGGAAGTGCTGCTGCCTGCCTAAACGAAGGAGTGTCGCTTGAACATATCAAAGCAGGACTTGAAAAAGTTACTGTACCAGGTCGTTGTGAAATTGTGACTAAAGGATATGATTTAGGGTTTGATGTGATTGTGGATTATGCTCACACTCCAGATGGCTTAGAAAATATTTTGAAAACAGCTAGAGAGTTTACTGAAGGCAGACTTATAAGTGTTTTTGGCTGTGGTGGGGACAGGGATATAACTAAGAGACCTATAATGGGTAAAATAGGTAGTGATTTAAGTGATATTGCTGTAGTAACTTCAGATAACCCTAGAACAGAAGAACCAACTGCAATCATAGAAGATATAGTAAAAGGTATAGAGAAAGATAATTTTGTTGTAGTTTTAAATAGAGCAGAAGCTATTAAAAAGGCTATGTGTTTAGCAGAAAAAAATGATGTGATAGTTATTGCTGGAAAAGGTCATGAAGATTACCAAATTTTAAAGGATAAGGTGATTCATTTTGATGAAAGAGAAATAATAAGAGATATAATAAAGGAGCTGTTTTAATTGGAACACATAACTTTTGATGAAATAATTAATGCCATAGATGGTGAAGAGTATATAAAAAGCAATTACATGGAATATAAAAGTGTCAGTACTGATACTAGAAAAATTCCAAAGGATAGTATTTTTATTGCCTTGAAAGGCGAGAATTTTAATGCAAATAATTTTGTTAAGGAAGCAAGTGAAAAGGGTGCATCACTTTGCATAGTAGACGAAATAAAATTTGATAGTTCTCACTTAAATCCTAATACTTCTATAATTAAGGTTGAGAATACTAAAAAGGCTCTCTTGAAACTTGCAGCTTATTATAGAAAAAAATTAAATTTAAAGGTAATAGGGATTACTGGTTCTACAGGAAAAACTTCCACAAAGGATTTAGTGGCTGCAGCTCTTAGTGGTAAATATAAAGTATTTAAAACTAAAGGAAATTTTAATAATGAAATTGGGCTTCCGCTAATGATATTTCAACTTGATGATAGCTATGATATTGCAGTATTAGAAATGGGAATGAGTAATTTAAATGAAATCCATAACCTTGCAGAGGTTGCTGAACCGGATATAGCTCTTATAACAAACATTGGAGTTTCCCATTTGGAAAATTTAAAAACTAGAGAAAATATTCTTAAAGCTAAAATGGAAATAACAGACTTTTTTAATGAGAAAAGTATTTTAATCATTAATACGGATAACGATTTACTTGCAACTGTTGAAAACAGACTATATTCCGTTTTAAGAACAGGTATAGAAAATGGAAAGGACTTTAAGGCTGTTGACATAAATTTGGACGAAAAGCATATAAATTTTAGAGTAGTGGAAAGTAATTCTTACACTAGTCCTATAATTAACATTGCTATTCCTGGAAAGCATAATATTCTCAATACTCTTTTGGCTATTGGTTGTTCAAGGAGCCTGGGAATGAGCTATGAAGAGATATTAGATGGACTTGAAAATCTTGAAGTTACTTCTATGAGACTGGATATAGTAAGAGGGAATAAATTTACTATTATTGATGACTCATATAATGCAAGTCCTGACTCCATGAGAGCTGCAATAGAAGTACTAGCTACTATTGAGGGTAAGAGAAAAATAGCTGTACTTGGTACTATGAGAGAACTTGGAAATACTTCTTATGATCTGCACAAGGAAATAGGTGAATATGCTAAAATAAAAGGTATTGATTATATCTATACCGTAGGTGAATACAGTGAAGCATATTTAGCTGGATTCAGTAATAGTAATAATTCAAAGAATTTTAATAACATTGAAGAAGTTATTGAACACATTAAGGATATAGTATCCATAGAAGATGTTATACTTGTAAAGGCATCTAGAAGTATGAAGTTTGAAAATATAGTTAATAATCTAAAGATGATAAATTGCTAAAAAGGAGATATTATTATGGACAAAGTGGTTTATTCTGTTATAATTGCATTTATTATTACCACATTACTAGGACCGGTATTTATACCT includes these proteins:
- a CDS encoding UDP-N-acetylmuramoyl-L-alanyl-D-glutamate--2,6-diaminopimelate ligase, yielding MKLKELLKGLNYTISNGSEDIDISKVEYDSRKILKGDLFFCIEGFKVDGHRFASTAVKNGAAAIVCMQDIEENLPCTIIKVKDSRKAMSLISANYYENPSDKFKLIGITGTNGKTTSTFMMKSILEEASKKVGLIGTIANYIGDKKMHSERTTPESLELQKLFYEMNSEGVDYCIMEVSSHSLSLDRVYGVEFSEAIFTNLTQDHLDFHKTFENYYEAKLKLFSSAKNSIINIDDQYGKRVYDDVKNNKITYSIEKAADIKAENINIHSRGASFNLIYKGDSIKVNLNLPGRYNIYNALGSAAACLNEGVSLEHIKAGLEKVTVPGRCEIVTKGYDLGFDVIVDYAHTPDGLENILKTAREFTEGRLISVFGCGGDRDITKRPIMGKIGSDLSDIAVVTSDNPRTEEPTAIIEDIVKGIEKDNFVVVLNRAEAIKKAMCLAEKNDVIVIAGKGHEDYQILKDKVIHFDEREIIRDIIKELF
- a CDS encoding UDP-N-acetylmuramoyl-tripeptide--D-alanyl-D-alanine ligase, translated to MEHITFDEIINAIDGEEYIKSNYMEYKSVSTDTRKIPKDSIFIALKGENFNANNFVKEASEKGASLCIVDEIKFDSSHLNPNTSIIKVENTKKALLKLAAYYRKKLNLKVIGITGSTGKTSTKDLVAAALSGKYKVFKTKGNFNNEIGLPLMIFQLDDSYDIAVLEMGMSNLNEIHNLAEVAEPDIALITNIGVSHLENLKTRENILKAKMEITDFFNEKSILIINTDNDLLATVENRLYSVLRTGIENGKDFKAVDINLDEKHINFRVVESNSYTSPIINIAIPGKHNILNTLLAIGCSRSLGMSYEEILDGLENLEVTSMRLDIVRGNKFTIIDDSYNASPDSMRAAIEVLATIEGKRKIAVLGTMRELGNTSYDLHKEIGEYAKIKGIDYIYTVGEYSEAYLAGFSNSNNSKNFNNIEEVIEHIKDIVSIEDVILVKASRSMKFENIVNNLKMINC